TTTTCGACCGACATCTTCGAAAGAATTCGAATGAACAAAGCCCTCGTTTCCAAAAGCAAATTCCTCAGCCTCCTCTTACGCCACGCCCCCGAGACCATCGGCCTGTCGCTGGACGCCCAAGGCTGGGCGAACCTATCGGAGCTGGTGAGACTGGCCAACGCCGCTGGCACCGAGATCGATCTGGACGACATCTACGAGATCGTCGAGACCAACGAAAAGAAGCGCTTCGAGATCAGCCTCGACGACCAGCGAATCCGCGCCGTCCAGGGTCACTCCATCGGGGTGGACCTCCAGTTGGAGCCAACTATTCCGCCGGAATTTCTCTACCACGGTACCGCCAGGGACTTCCTGGAAAGCATTCTGGCCCAGGGAATCCGTAAAGGCAAGCGCCAATACGTCCATCTGTCACAGGAAGTATCCACCGCCATGCAGGTAGGTGGTCGCCACGGCAAGCCCGTCGCACTGGTGGTGGAATCTGCAAAGATGGCGCAAGCAGGCCACCTCTTCTACAAGGCAAAAAACGGCGTATGGCTAACAGATCATGTCCCGCCAGATCAGGTGCGGACGGAGTAAACGGCCGTCATAACCACCCCGCTCTTCTGGCCCCACCGGCCAGCGAAGCGGCGCCGGGCATAGGCAATCAAGTGCAGTTCCCAAACCGGCAGGGGTTCCAAGGGGGCGAGGCTATTCGGAGGAGCGGCATCCGCTCCGTAGAGTCCGAGACCCCTGGTGCCTGGGATTGCAAAGGACCGTGGCAATACGGTCCTTTGCCCCGAGGAGGTACAGGAGGAGCGGGAAGCGTCCTCCTGTAAACCGGTGCAGGGCAAAGCCCTGCAAAACCAACGCCGGTGCGGAGCACCGGCAAAAAACAAAATCCGTTTTAAGAAGAAAATCCGCATTAGGAAAAAGCCGCGCCGCAGGCGAAGACGAGATCAAAATCACAGATTTCCTTTCCCACTTTCACCATATTTCCAACACGCGTCCGGCCTCTGGCTGTTCCCACGGAAATCGGTGGATCAAAGGCTCTCGCGAGAAAAGGATCGCCCCATGCTCTCAAAAATCCTCTCCTGGTTTTGGTACAGCTCCTCGTCGGAGTCCTCGGCACCCTCGCGCCCGCAGCCGTTGGCCGCACGCAAGCCTTCGGAGCCGGGGATGTTCCAGAAGATGCGCGACATGCAATTGCGGACGCCTCCTTCGGAGATGGGTCTCACCAAGACCTCCGACGACCAGATCGTGGGGATCTGCATGGAGCAGTCGATGGGCAATGCGGTCATGAGTTTGCGCTGTTTCATGGAAGGAACCGTGAGCCTGTACTTCTCCACCGGTGCGGCCATCATCGGGGTCGGGCAGCATGAACAGGGAAGGGAAAAGGGCTTGGCCTTCGTGAAGGCGGCCAGCCAGTTCCACGAACACTTCACCCCTGACCAGGAATTGGCCTTGCCTGAAGGCGGACAGACCCGATTCATCCTGTTGCGCTTCGATGGGACGTTTTCCGCCGGGGCACTCACGGAGGATCTTGGGGAAAATCGATCGCCCCTGTCCCCCTTGTTCCACCTGGGGCACGAAGTGATCACGGCGGCGCGTCTGATTCAAGAGAACCGCTCCAAAGAGGCGTAGAGGTAGCCGCGAGGATCAGGTCGGGATCCACCTTTCTAGTTTCCCAGCCCATGCCCACTTCCCTCAAGTTCCTGATTCTGCTCCTGCTTGGCTTCACGGCCACCCACGCCCGCCAGGCCGAGATCGATTCCGCCAACGGTTGGGGATATCCCTACGATTCCCTGCTGCGCGATCTTTCCCAGTGGAAGAAGAGCCCTTGGGTCAAGATCGATTCGATCGGCGCCTCGGTTCAGAATCGTGCCATCTGGATGGTCTCCATCACCGATTCCACCGATAGTGCGGGGGCCGTGGAGGGGCGCAAGGACGGAAAGTTCCGCATCGTGGCGCATGCCCGGACGCACCCGTCGGAGGTGCAAGCCCAGCGGGTGACCAACGAGATGATCCGTTTTCTGCTGGATTCGAGCGAAGCGGCGAGCAACCTGCGGCGAGACTTCCTCTGGAACCTGGTGCCCATGTACAACCCGGATGGCGTCATGCTGCGCAAATCCCGGCAAAACGCCAACGACGTTGACTTGGAGGGGAACTGGAACACAGCCTCCATGCAGCCGGAGTCGAAAGCGCTGAAGGCCGTGTACACAAGGATGTACCAGGGCCCCAACCCCCCGAGAGTGGCCTTGAACATGCACTCTGACCAGCAAAACGGAGCCCGATTCTTCTTCTATCACGAGGCGGGTGGGACCTCCTCCATCTACACCACCTTGGAGCAGGACTACATCAATCGGGTCCGCAGCCACTTTTTGGAAGGCATCAAGCCTTACACATTCATCAGCAGCTGGAAGACCGCGCCGGGGTACCAGTACCCGGAGGGTTTCTGGTGGTCGATCGCCAAGGAAGACGTCATGGCCCTCACTTACGAGGACGATAATTCCTACACGGCCAGCGACTTCGACAAGACCGGCAAGGCCATCGTGTTGGGCTCGGCCGAATACGTGCTGGGCAGGGGAGTGGCCATCAGCCGCTCGCCTCGAGGCGCGGGAAGCCGCATTCTGCTGGGCGCGCGGGGCGTGGACCTCCGCTCGCCTGGAGCGGGGGAGCGCTGGGAGTTGCGCGATCTGCAAGGTCGGATTTTGTCGTCCGGCGTCTTGTCCGGCGACCTCCACCTCGACTGGTCCGCCCTCCCCGGCAAGGGCCCGAGAATCCTAGCCCTCATCGGCGGCCGCGACCCCGCCGAATCCACCATGCTCCCGATGCTGCGCTAAAAAAAAACGCCTCCAACCGCGAAGCAGTTCAAAAAGGGTGAACGGGGTCTGGGGGCTCGCTATTCGGAGGGCCGCATCGGCCCGTAGAGCTCGAGCCCCCAGTGGCGGATTTCAACCTAGCGCCCACAAAAGAACCGGGCGCATCGCATCTCAGCCCACACCGCATCTTGGCCCGTACGGTCTCGTCACCGCACCGAACAAGGGTGCGCCTCCTCGCCCGCCGAGGCCAATCTGCAGCGTGTTCTGAGCGCGCTGCATCCCTCTCTTTCATGGGCGCTAGGTTCAAGGGATGCCAGAATCCCTTTGGCCGGGGTCTGGGTGCCGGCGCACCCAGGAAAACGGCTAGCGGGCCGTGACCCGCAAAAGCGAAAGCAAAAAAAAGCCCCCAACCGTGCTCGGTTGAGGGCTTTGCTTCGTTCAACGATTTGGAATCAAGCAGCCAGCGCCAAGCGCCCTGCCTGCTCGCGAATCCGACCCAACGCCTTTTCCTTGATCTGGCGCACGCGCTCCTTCGAGAGGCCCACCACCTTGCCGATTTCCTGCAAGTTGAACGCCTCGCCGTAGCCCACCCCGAAATACATGCACAGAACCTTGCGTTCCATGTCGGGAAGGTTGGCCACCATTTCCTGGAGGTTGGCCAGCTCGTCGATGGCTTCCACGTGGGCATCGGGCAGCACGATCTCGTCGTCCTGGA
This DNA window, taken from Fibrobacterota bacterium, encodes the following:
- a CDS encoding RNA 2'-phosphotransferase, with translation MNKALVSKSKFLSLLLRHAPETIGLSLDAQGWANLSELVRLANAAGTEIDLDDIYEIVETNEKKRFEISLDDQRIRAVQGHSIGVDLQLEPTIPPEFLYHGTARDFLESILAQGIRKGKRQYVHLSQEVSTAMQVGGRHGKPVALVVESAKMAQAGHLFYKAKNGVWLTDHVPPDQVRTE